A genomic region of Thermodesulfitimonas autotrophica contains the following coding sequences:
- the atoS gene encoding two-component system sensor histidine kinase AtoS, translating to MRVSLNFGRQILVLVAVLLLIPVALTVFMLRMINESESALVEKQKARLMRVVEQLDASLPTGFDAILAENGATDAMPVREKVAILNKELRGLIEEVKRAYPGVEAGFYSAQLDRIIDGSPPPYAGENFSSRRRRNFLGAMRGQLRSESFGPAEGGVLEIYKPLVRQGKIIGVVWATESLSRFAAQRQAIAYTAYGIITLGTLVGIGGALFVVHRFVENVNQIKLGLRSLRSNLDRPLPPAAGELREITEAVNELAGMVVRAQQYINVTLATIDEGLLVVDLEGRVVVANAAIMRILGLEAECIGKPYPEMLSPDEPFGRLLQEALQTGREVRDIPVVRRCQGQKERQLLASTAVLFSGERQPIGAVLCLQDVTERVKLQREMRRQERLAALGRLVMGVAHEIRNPLTAINCYLQLWQKSNLFPRQPLATMQEEVSRLDALVEKLLYFAKPAEARPVIYRVNHLVRENLRFFEDVVRVSIRTELAPDLPPVLVDPEQMGRVLQNIIYNACQAMPEGGLVTVRTYREPTGENVVIEVEDTGCGIPAENIRDIFEPFFTTKPGGTGLGLALAKEVVEAHGGRIEAESTVGRGTKMRVYLPVFGGESQGGEASPCSG from the coding sequence TTGCGGGTCTCTTTAAACTTTGGGCGGCAGATACTGGTATTAGTAGCCGTTCTTTTATTAATCCCGGTTGCCTTAACGGTATTTATGCTCCGGATGATTAACGAAAGCGAATCTGCCCTGGTAGAAAAGCAAAAGGCTCGCTTAATGAGAGTAGTAGAGCAGCTCGATGCGAGCCTCCCCACCGGGTTTGATGCCATCCTTGCCGAAAACGGGGCTACAGACGCGATGCCTGTCCGGGAGAAGGTGGCGATCCTCAATAAGGAGCTCCGGGGGCTGATCGAAGAAGTTAAAAGGGCGTACCCGGGGGTAGAGGCTGGGTTTTATTCCGCACAACTGGACCGGATTATTGACGGCTCACCCCCGCCCTATGCCGGAGAAAACTTCTCCAGCCGCCGGCGCCGCAACTTTTTAGGCGCAATGCGGGGGCAGTTACGGTCGGAATCCTTTGGCCCTGCGGAGGGTGGGGTCTTGGAGATCTATAAGCCTTTGGTTCGCCAAGGGAAAATCATCGGGGTGGTTTGGGCAACCGAAAGTTTAAGCCGGTTTGCGGCGCAGCGGCAGGCAATAGCCTATACCGCGTACGGGATTATTACTTTAGGGACCTTAGTCGGCATAGGAGGAGCGCTCTTTGTTGTTCACCGGTTTGTGGAGAACGTAAATCAGATAAAGTTAGGACTCCGTTCCCTCCGCTCTAATCTTGACCGACCGCTGCCGCCGGCGGCAGGAGAACTCCGGGAAATAACCGAAGCGGTTAACGAGCTTGCGGGAATGGTGGTGCGGGCCCAGCAATATATTAATGTGACGTTAGCCACCATTGACGAGGGGTTGTTAGTGGTTGATTTAGAAGGACGCGTAGTTGTTGCTAACGCGGCCATAATGAGGATTCTGGGCTTAGAAGCCGAGTGTATCGGAAAACCGTACCCGGAGATGCTTTCGCCGGATGAGCCTTTTGGACGACTGCTGCAAGAGGCGCTACAAACGGGGCGGGAGGTTCGGGATATACCCGTTGTCCGGCGCTGCCAGGGACAGAAGGAGCGGCAGCTTTTGGCAAGTACGGCGGTGCTTTTTTCGGGAGAGCGACAACCGATAGGGGCGGTGCTCTGTTTACAGGACGTGACCGAGCGGGTTAAGTTGCAACGGGAAATGCGGCGCCAGGAGAGGCTGGCGGCGCTCGGACGTCTGGTAATGGGGGTGGCGCACGAGATCCGGAACCCACTTACCGCCATTAATTGTTACCTCCAACTGTGGCAGAAAAGCAACCTTTTCCCGCGGCAGCCCTTGGCAACAATGCAAGAGGAGGTAAGCCGGTTAGACGCCCTTGTCGAAAAGTTACTTTACTTCGCTAAACCGGCCGAGGCGCGCCCGGTTATCTACAGAGTTAACCACCTAGTGAGGGAAAATTTACGGTTTTTCGAAGATGTGGTTCGAGTTTCCATACGGACTGAGCTGGCACCGGACCTGCCTCCGGTCTTGGTTGATCCGGAGCAGATGGGCCGGGTGCTTCAGAATATTATCTATAACGCCTGCCAGGCTATGCCGGAGGGCGGGTTGGTAACGGTGCGGACGTACCGGGAGCCCACGGGGGAAAACGTGGTGATCGAGGTGGAAGATACCGGCTGCGGCATCCCGGCGGAGAATATTCGGGATATTTTTGAGCCCTTCTTTACCACAAAACCGGGTGGTACGGGGTTGGGCTTGGCCTTAGCGAAGGAGGTTGTAGAAGCCCATGGAGGCCGGATTGAGGCCGAAAGCACGGTCGGACGCGGAACTAAGATGCGCGTTTACTTGCCAGTGTTTGGGGGAGAGAGTCAAGGTGGCGAAGCTAGTCCTTGTAGTGGATGA
- a CDS encoding TIGR02186 family protein, which translates to MRGRFCLLVLLALVFCVFATAAEAAIIVKPEVIGVNLNFSGTSVTVTGMARGDVCLQVTSSPVRVSLNRQGKVDGFWMSVQKTVVEGVPKLCQFYTSSSLEALPASLRQEITGYRNALTGAKVIERKGEKERVLSPNEAQPFLASLVKLYERKGLYAVHEGKVKVENGRFTAQVAVPPGTPQGDIHVTAFFFKDGRVIAREETTFTVESLGLVHWLRLLSGTNGPVYGGIAVMIALFAGLAVGMAFGFLDRLLGKGQAGGSGAHTH; encoded by the coding sequence ATGCGCGGACGGTTTTGTTTATTAGTGCTGCTAGCGCTGGTATTTTGTGTTTTTGCAACCGCTGCCGAAGCAGCGATTATAGTTAAACCGGAGGTCATTGGGGTTAACCTTAACTTTTCCGGAACCTCAGTAACCGTTACGGGAATGGCACGCGGTGATGTTTGTTTACAGGTGACGTCTTCGCCCGTACGGGTTTCCCTCAACCGCCAGGGGAAAGTAGATGGTTTTTGGATGAGTGTCCAGAAAACGGTGGTAGAAGGTGTGCCTAAGCTTTGCCAGTTCTACACTTCCTCCAGCCTGGAAGCCTTACCTGCCTCTCTCCGCCAGGAAATCACTGGTTACCGGAATGCCCTCACCGGTGCTAAGGTTATTGAAAGAAAAGGGGAAAAGGAACGGGTACTTTCTCCTAACGAAGCGCAACCCTTTTTAGCCTCGCTGGTAAAGCTATATGAAAGAAAAGGGCTTTACGCGGTTCACGAGGGTAAGGTTAAGGTTGAAAACGGTCGCTTTACCGCTCAGGTTGCCGTGCCTCCAGGAACGCCCCAAGGCGACATCCATGTCACCGCCTTCTTTTTCAAAGACGGTCGGGTCATAGCTCGGGAAGAAACCACCTTTACAGTCGAAAGCTTGGGACTGGTACACTGGTTACGCCTCCTTTCGGGAACGAACGGCCCGGTTTACGGCGGCATAGCGGTGATGATTGCCCTCTTTGCAGGATTGGCGGTGGGTATGGCCTTTGGTTTTTTAGACCGGCTACTAGGTAAGGGGCAGGCAGGCGGTTCGGGTGCCCATACCCATTAG
- a CDS encoding sulfite exporter TauE/SafE family protein → MHIFLPIANMNMPILLVLGLGGVVGFLSGLFGVGGGFLLTPLLIMAGVPPAVATASDTNQIVAASVSGTLAHSRSGNVDFKLGAIILIGGLIGGTFGTDMVRHLRSLGNFDFVVKLAYVVMLFFVGIFMFQESVRALRCKKAGEIAEKQDACSTPRFAARLPLRIYFPVSGIECSVVALVALGFLIGILAALMGVGGGFIMLPVMIYLLGIPTLKAVGTSIFTVVFTAINVTLAQATVNGTVDVVLAVLLLIGSSLGAQFGAKISRRLAGEQLRVAFSAIVLAVMVKMLYQLVTKPASLFVIGGGH, encoded by the coding sequence ATGCACATCTTTCTCCCTATCGCTAATATGAATATGCCGATTCTGCTGGTTCTCGGGTTGGGCGGTGTGGTAGGCTTCCTATCGGGCCTCTTTGGGGTCGGTGGGGGGTTTCTACTTACGCCGCTGCTAATTATGGCGGGTGTTCCACCGGCCGTAGCTACAGCAAGCGATACCAACCAGATCGTAGCGGCTTCTGTTTCGGGTACGCTGGCTCACTCCCGGAGCGGCAACGTGGACTTTAAACTTGGTGCAATTATTCTTATCGGTGGCTTAATCGGTGGTACCTTCGGTACCGATATGGTCCGGCACCTGCGCTCCTTAGGGAACTTCGACTTTGTGGTAAAGTTAGCTTACGTGGTGATGCTTTTCTTTGTGGGGATCTTTATGTTTCAGGAAAGCGTGCGGGCGCTTCGCTGCAAAAAGGCGGGGGAGATAGCAGAGAAACAGGATGCTTGCTCCACTCCCAGATTCGCTGCCCGCTTACCGTTACGCATCTATTTTCCAGTTTCCGGTATCGAGTGCTCGGTGGTGGCGCTGGTGGCGCTCGGGTTCTTGATTGGTATTCTTGCAGCGCTAATGGGAGTTGGAGGGGGCTTCATCATGCTCCCGGTGATGATCTACTTGTTAGGCATCCCGACTTTGAAGGCGGTGGGAACGAGCATTTTTACGGTGGTTTTTACGGCGATTAACGTAACCCTTGCGCAAGCCACGGTTAACGGGACGGTAGACGTGGTATTAGCTGTTCTTCTTCTCATTGGCTCCTCTTTAGGTGCTCAGTTCGGAGCCAAAATCAGCCGCCGCCTGGCGGGAGAACAGTTGCGGGTGGCTTTTTCCGCCATTGTTTTGGCGGTGATGGTCAAGATGCTCTACCAGCTAGTGACCAAGCCAGCCTCGCTCTTCGTCATCGGAGGGGGGCACTGA
- a CDS encoding branched-chain amino acid ABC transporter permease yields MSDAAQVLVNSLITGSIYLLAGTGLTLTYGLSRFPNFAFAEFLTFGAYIGYLTMQYPTGCLAIALVTAALATGLLSLAAYFTVFRPLINRRAALIPLMIASIGLGYVIRYSLGECWSWAALSYQQVWQTFTIGDTHITLLWLYLILAATATSIVLHLLFVFTRIGKAIRATAANPELAQASGINTERVTLFVWFVGGALAGVAGVFRAADTQLYPMLGWDILLPVFASVVLGGIGSFYGLLIAAAILGIAENFGIVVLQALGLSTEYRMAVAFLVLILVLIFRPRGLGR; encoded by the coding sequence ATGAGTGACGCTGCACAGGTTCTGGTTAATTCTTTGATCACCGGGAGCATCTACCTCCTCGCCGGCACGGGCTTGACACTAACTTACGGGCTTTCGCGCTTTCCGAATTTTGCGTTTGCCGAGTTTCTTACCTTTGGCGCCTATATCGGGTACCTCACTATGCAATACCCTACCGGCTGCCTCGCAATCGCCTTGGTCACCGCAGCACTGGCTACAGGGCTCTTGAGCCTCGCCGCCTATTTCACCGTCTTTCGCCCGCTAATCAACCGGCGTGCCGCCCTGATCCCCTTAATGATCGCTTCTATCGGCCTGGGTTACGTCATCCGTTATTCTCTGGGCGAGTGCTGGTCCTGGGCTGCGCTTTCGTACCAGCAGGTCTGGCAAACCTTCACCATCGGCGACACCCACATTACGCTGCTCTGGCTTTACTTGATTCTCGCCGCTACCGCTACCAGCATCGTTCTGCACCTTCTCTTCGTATTCACCAGGATCGGCAAAGCCATCCGGGCCACGGCAGCTAATCCGGAACTCGCCCAAGCCTCCGGGATCAACACCGAGCGGGTAACGCTCTTTGTCTGGTTTGTCGGTGGCGCCCTTGCAGGAGTAGCCGGTGTTTTTCGCGCCGCGGATACCCAGCTTTACCCCATGCTCGGGTGGGACATCTTGCTCCCAGTTTTCGCCAGTGTGGTTCTCGGCGGCATCGGGAGTTTTTACGGTCTTCTCATAGCCGCAGCAATTCTCGGTATTGCCGAAAACTTCGGGATTGTTGTCTTACAGGCCTTAGGGCTATCAACCGAGTACCGGATGGCCGTCGCCTTCCTCGTGCTCATCCTGGTGCTAATTTTCCGCCCCCGCGGGCTCGGGAGGTGA
- a CDS encoding branched-chain amino acid ABC transporter permease, protein MDPVYYIEDTLIFAGIFIILTLSLNLEYGFTGLGNFGKVAFFMAGAYTYALLAQLGVPFYLSLSAGALVAAAIGLIVTLPALRLREDYLAIVTLSFGEILRLIIKAQEGIAGGVHGIAVPAAFPFASLRLSALANIALIGTLLLGSFLIVEALAHSPYGRILRAIRDDDTAVQALGKNTFLFKASALALGSAIAGLAGGIFAQYVQFIDPYMFLPPVTFLVWIMLILGGSGNNWGALAGGLVVELINRGTRIAKDYLTLPVDPNNLQFILYGLLVIIILLYRPQGLLPEGPLKTPARKEAQKWLSSPPTA, encoded by the coding sequence ATGGATCCTGTTTACTACATCGAAGATACCCTCATTTTCGCCGGGATTTTCATTATCCTAACGCTGAGCTTAAACTTAGAGTACGGCTTCACCGGACTGGGCAATTTCGGTAAGGTAGCCTTCTTCATGGCCGGTGCTTATACTTACGCCCTCCTGGCCCAGCTCGGCGTGCCCTTTTATTTATCACTCTCGGCAGGCGCTTTAGTCGCCGCCGCCATCGGCTTGATCGTCACCCTTCCCGCCCTGCGCCTGCGCGAAGACTACTTGGCCATCGTTACCCTTTCGTTCGGCGAAATCCTCCGGCTTATCATTAAAGCGCAGGAAGGAATTGCAGGTGGCGTGCACGGTATCGCCGTGCCTGCCGCTTTCCCCTTTGCCTCTTTACGGCTTTCCGCCTTGGCCAACATCGCCTTAATCGGTACCCTCCTCTTGGGCTCCTTCCTTATCGTGGAGGCCCTCGCCCATTCGCCTTACGGTCGCATCCTCAGAGCCATCCGGGACGACGACACCGCCGTTCAAGCGCTAGGTAAAAATACATTTCTCTTCAAAGCGAGCGCCCTCGCGTTAGGTTCCGCCATCGCCGGGTTAGCCGGAGGCATCTTTGCCCAATACGTTCAATTCATTGACCCTTACATGTTCCTGCCACCGGTGACCTTCCTGGTCTGGATCATGCTGATCCTCGGCGGGTCTGGGAACAACTGGGGTGCCCTTGCAGGGGGCCTCGTCGTGGAACTGATTAATAGGGGTACCCGCATCGCCAAGGATTACCTTACTTTACCGGTAGACCCAAATAACCTGCAATTCATCCTCTACGGCCTACTGGTTATCATCATCCTTCTTTACCGGCCCCAGGGATTGCTCCCCGAGGGCCCGCTCAAAACACCCGCCAGAAAGGAGGCCCAGAAGTGGCTCTCCTCGCCACCGACCGCGTAG
- a CDS encoding ABC transporter ATP-binding protein — protein MALLATDRVGKNFGGFRVLNEVSLTVNEKSFTGLVGPNGSGKTTLFNVIYGLLRPDSGAVFFRGENITGLPPFALYERGLALAFQIPRLFGSLSVLDNLFLAAPHVAGTHPAAALFCRRYWQTKERELAARAKEVLELLELTPLSLKPARELSGGQRKLLEIGRTLMASPTLILLDEPAAGVNPVLGRKIYETLKRLQREAGITFFVIEHRLEILFDFADQVYLMDAGHVVLAGTPQAVLADPAFYTIYAGESSQWRS, from the coding sequence GTGGCTCTCCTCGCCACCGACCGCGTAGGGAAAAACTTTGGTGGCTTCCGCGTCCTCAACGAGGTCAGCCTAACCGTGAACGAAAAGAGCTTTACGGGTCTGGTGGGCCCCAACGGAAGCGGCAAAACCACGCTTTTCAACGTCATTTACGGGCTTCTCCGCCCTGACAGCGGCGCGGTTTTCTTTCGCGGCGAAAATATCACCGGTCTGCCGCCTTTTGCCCTTTACGAGCGCGGGCTTGCCCTCGCCTTTCAAATCCCGCGTCTCTTCGGCTCCCTTTCGGTCCTTGACAACCTCTTCCTGGCAGCGCCCCACGTGGCCGGGACACATCCGGCAGCCGCGCTTTTTTGCCGCCGTTACTGGCAAACAAAAGAGAGGGAACTCGCAGCGCGAGCCAAGGAAGTGCTCGAGCTTCTTGAACTCACCCCCCTATCACTCAAACCCGCCCGCGAGCTTTCGGGAGGGCAGCGGAAACTCCTGGAAATTGGCCGCACCCTGATGGCCAGCCCAACACTTATTCTGCTTGATGAGCCGGCGGCAGGCGTCAACCCAGTGCTGGGACGTAAGATATACGAAACACTGAAGCGCCTTCAGCGCGAAGCAGGGATTACCTTTTTCGTTATCGAACACCGTCTGGAGATTCTCTTTGACTTTGCCGACCAGGTTTATCTCATGGATGCCGGACACGTCGTGCTCGCGGGAACGCCGCAAGCAGTGCTTGCCGACCCGGCTTTTTATACTATTTACGCGGGGGAGAGTAGCCAGTGGCGCTCTTAG
- a CDS encoding ABC transporter ATP-binding protein yields MALLEVTDLTAGYSDTTIIEGINIRVEAGAITAIVGPNGCGKSTLLKSILRLARRFNGRVIFQEQEISDLPTYEIIRRGIAYVPQVNNVFSNLTVQENLEMGAYFRKDKEGIASDYEEIYTRFPELARRRRARAETLSGGERQLLAIGRALMGRPAALLLDEPLAFLAPKTAAFILERLQAIKTKGIGILLVEQNTFLALGAAAYGYVLNQGRCVMEGTGAALLADPALRERFLGVAKGV; encoded by the coding sequence GTGGCGCTCTTAGAGGTTACCGATTTAACTGCGGGGTACAGCGATACAACCATCATCGAAGGAATAAACATCAGGGTGGAAGCAGGAGCAATCACCGCTATCGTGGGGCCCAACGGCTGCGGCAAATCAACCCTGCTCAAGAGTATCCTCCGGTTGGCGCGTCGCTTCAACGGCCGGGTTATTTTCCAGGAGCAGGAAATAAGCGATCTACCCACCTACGAGATTATCCGGCGCGGTATCGCGTACGTTCCTCAGGTCAATAACGTTTTCAGCAACCTCACCGTCCAGGAAAACCTGGAAATGGGTGCCTATTTCCGCAAGGATAAAGAAGGAATCGCCAGCGATTACGAGGAAATATATACCCGGTTCCCAGAGCTTGCAAGGCGCCGCCGCGCCCGCGCCGAAACGTTAAGCGGCGGAGAGAGGCAGCTCCTTGCCATTGGCCGCGCCCTGATGGGGAGACCGGCCGCGCTCTTGCTGGATGAACCACTCGCCTTTCTCGCACCCAAAACCGCGGCCTTCATTCTGGAACGGCTCCAGGCCATTAAAACCAAGGGCATTGGCATCCTGCTGGTAGAACAGAATACCTTCCTGGCCTTAGGAGCCGCCGCATACGGTTACGTACTTAACCAGGGCCGGTGCGTAATGGAGGGAACTGGGGCGGCGCTTTTAGCCGACCCGGCACTCCGCGAACGTTTTCTCGGCGTGGCGAAGGGGGTGTAA
- a CDS encoding ABC transporter substrate-binding protein, which translates to MFGLQWTRLQKTVALVAVLALLFTVVGCGKKTAPTTSPEQAAAGEIKLGCVLSTSGQLAAMGSKMADAVKLAVDEINAAGGVNGKKIKLYLEDDATDPATCLNAVKKLVELNNVKLIIGGMTSGGAKTAGPYASHRKVLLVSPSATSPELSGQSWRDYFFRTCPSDAFQGKVMAQLAVDEGLKKVAILAMDNPYGAGLSSVIQSALAGKAEVVGVVKYDPNKKDFRTELTQIKNLKPDGVFHIGYNDDGRVIYQQALSLGLDKLRWIGCDGVYGSGMFTTQAAAEFMARAMKGTRPAPPTGASYDKFRTAYKAKFNTEPEVFCDTVYDAVKLIAAACAKAQNDDPVKVREALLAVGQNYQGASGTITFDQQGDRISAVYEVWQVVKQGDKYTFKQVKLVDLK; encoded by the coding sequence GTGTTTGGCTTGCAGTGGACTCGCCTTCAAAAAACGGTAGCGCTGGTAGCGGTGCTGGCACTCCTTTTTACCGTAGTCGGCTGCGGGAAGAAAACCGCGCCCACAACGTCGCCGGAGCAGGCTGCAGCGGGGGAGATTAAACTTGGCTGCGTTCTTTCGACAAGCGGTCAGTTGGCGGCCATGGGGAGCAAAATGGCAGACGCCGTCAAACTCGCCGTGGACGAAATAAACGCGGCCGGTGGGGTGAACGGGAAAAAGATTAAGCTCTACTTAGAAGATGACGCTACCGACCCGGCAACCTGTCTTAACGCCGTCAAAAAACTGGTGGAGCTTAATAACGTGAAGCTGATCATCGGTGGAATGACTTCCGGCGGGGCAAAGACTGCCGGTCCGTACGCTTCGCACCGCAAGGTGCTCCTCGTTTCACCTTCGGCTACCTCCCCCGAGCTTTCGGGGCAGTCCTGGCGTGACTACTTCTTCCGGACCTGTCCGAGCGACGCTTTCCAAGGCAAGGTGATGGCACAGTTAGCGGTAGATGAGGGGCTCAAAAAGGTCGCCATCCTGGCGATGGATAACCCGTACGGAGCAGGCCTTAGCAGCGTCATTCAATCCGCACTCGCCGGTAAGGCGGAAGTCGTCGGTGTGGTAAAGTACGACCCGAATAAGAAAGACTTCCGCACGGAACTCACCCAGATTAAAAACCTGAAACCGGACGGCGTCTTCCATATCGGCTATAACGACGATGGCCGGGTAATTTACCAGCAGGCGTTAAGCCTTGGTCTCGATAAACTGCGGTGGATCGGCTGCGACGGGGTTTACGGCAGCGGCATGTTCACCACGCAGGCCGCCGCCGAATTCATGGCCCGCGCCATGAAGGGCACCCGTCCGGCACCGCCTACAGGCGCCAGCTACGACAAGTTCCGCACCGCTTACAAGGCCAAGTTCAACACTGAGCCGGAAGTCTTCTGTGATACCGTGTACGACGCGGTGAAGCTGATTGCGGCGGCGTGCGCCAAAGCCCAAAACGACGACCCGGTGAAGGTGCGCGAAGCGCTCCTCGCCGTTGGCCAGAACTACCAGGGTGCCAGCGGGACGATCACCTTTGACCAGCAGGGCGATAGAATCAGCGCCGTTTACGAAGTATGGCAGGTGGTTAAGCAAGGTGATAAGTATACCTTTAAACAGGTAAAATTGGTCGATCTGAAATAA
- a CDS encoding 4Fe-4S dicluster domain-containing protein — protein MPPYVLPDKCDGCKNEPDPLCVSVCPGNLFVVDAATGKAYCRDPGECWDCMTCTIYCPTQAIVTQVQYQLAPIPARLVPKLGRHSITWTLTDCKGKVYRMRNLVLSDGEEDNGA, from the coding sequence ATGCCGCCTTATGTCCTGCCGGATAAATGCGACGGCTGTAAAAACGAGCCCGATCCGCTCTGTGTTTCGGTCTGTCCGGGTAACCTCTTCGTCGTCGACGCGGCGACGGGCAAGGCCTACTGCCGGGATCCCGGGGAATGCTGGGACTGCATGACCTGCACCATTTACTGCCCGACCCAGGCGATCGTGACCCAGGTGCAGTACCAGCTCGCCCCCATTCCGGCGCGGCTCGTTCCGAAGCTCGGCCGGCACAGCATCACCTGGACGCTGACGGATTGCAAGGGGAAGGTTTACCGGATGCGCAACCTCGTCCTATCGGACGGTGAGGAGGATAACGGCGCCTAA
- a CDS encoding adenylyl-sulfate reductase subunit alpha, whose translation MRERVQIDTDILIIGGGTAGCLAAWEARQVGGPDLRITILEKANIRHSGSLAAGQNALNAYINQGTPEDWVAYVRYDLCGAPVREDILLSVGRELNETVAMMEKEGLPIKKDADGRYLARGKWNIEVNGRFLKPITAKMAEKAGAQVINWVYTVELLKKEGRCVGAVGFGVRDGRFYVIRAKAVLMAAGGAAGIWRPRYSGDAHHRIWYVPFNTGASYAMMKRIGAEMTGFDTRMIPVRLKDTYAPAGTLAIGANAKMVNALGEVFMLEKEEYVRMGGHTAPTPIRVWACYREIAAGRGPIFMDTTKGDPEKVAGLREQYLDMSPSTVLYWAAHDIDPAREPIEIEGDSPFLVGAHAACCGAWTIGTTRMTTVPGLFASGEALGQAPSRFISGSWTCGRIAGRNMVKWIEENGIPLAELDPEEIDALEEKTFAPLARWSKQQFFTNGKPVLGILPKEMEEHMQNVMEDYCGGRVRHFAVSEPYLNIARKRIHRLRRDQLKYLTVPDLYELQQAWDVINRLDCCQLVIEHISYRKETRYLGYVNRTDYPERNDAEYDCFICSVWNPDTDELTFKRYPYEQLVPGDRTKETI comes from the coding sequence ATGCGGGAACGGGTCCAGATTGATACGGATATCCTGATCATCGGCGGCGGGACGGCAGGTTGCCTGGCGGCTTGGGAGGCGCGGCAGGTAGGCGGGCCGGACCTGCGGATCACCATTTTAGAGAAGGCTAACATCCGGCACAGCGGTTCGCTCGCTGCCGGGCAGAACGCGCTTAACGCCTACATTAACCAGGGAACGCCGGAGGACTGGGTGGCCTACGTCCGTTACGACCTGTGCGGCGCGCCGGTGCGCGAGGACATCCTGCTGAGTGTGGGGCGGGAGCTCAACGAGACGGTGGCGATGATGGAGAAGGAAGGCCTCCCGATCAAGAAGGATGCGGACGGCCGTTACCTGGCGCGGGGCAAGTGGAACATCGAGGTCAACGGGCGGTTTTTAAAGCCGATCACCGCGAAAATGGCGGAGAAGGCCGGCGCGCAGGTGATTAACTGGGTTTATACCGTTGAACTCCTGAAAAAAGAGGGGCGCTGTGTTGGTGCGGTGGGTTTTGGCGTGCGGGACGGCCGTTTTTACGTAATCCGGGCCAAAGCGGTCCTTATGGCTGCTGGCGGGGCAGCGGGCATCTGGCGTCCCCGGTACAGCGGTGATGCTCACCACCGCATCTGGTACGTTCCGTTTAACACCGGTGCCAGTTACGCGATGATGAAGCGGATCGGGGCGGAGATGACCGGTTTCGATACCCGGATGATCCCGGTGCGCTTGAAAGATACCTACGCGCCGGCAGGGACGTTAGCCATTGGGGCGAACGCTAAGATGGTTAACGCCCTCGGCGAGGTTTTTATGCTCGAGAAGGAAGAGTACGTGCGGATGGGCGGGCATACGGCGCCGACACCCATCCGGGTCTGGGCCTGCTACCGGGAAATCGCTGCCGGGCGGGGCCCGATTTTTATGGATACGACCAAGGGTGATCCCGAAAAGGTGGCCGGGCTGCGGGAGCAGTACCTGGACATGTCGCCGAGCACCGTCCTTTACTGGGCGGCCCACGATATCGATCCCGCGCGGGAACCAATCGAGATCGAAGGCGATTCCCCCTTCCTTGTCGGGGCGCACGCCGCGTGCTGCGGGGCCTGGACCATCGGGACTACCCGGATGACGACTGTGCCCGGTCTCTTTGCCAGCGGCGAGGCGCTCGGGCAGGCCCCGTCGCGCTTCATCTCCGGCTCTTGGACCTGCGGCCGGATTGCGGGGCGTAATATGGTCAAGTGGATCGAGGAGAACGGGATTCCGCTCGCGGAACTCGATCCGGAAGAGATAGACGCGCTTGAGGAGAAGACCTTCGCGCCGCTTGCGCGGTGGAGCAAGCAACAGTTCTTTACTAACGGTAAGCCGGTCCTGGGCATCCTCCCCAAGGAGATGGAAGAGCACATGCAGAACGTGATGGAGGACTACTGCGGCGGGCGGGTGCGCCATTTCGCGGTCAGCGAGCCGTACCTGAATATCGCGCGGAAGCGGATCCACCGGCTGCGGCGGGACCAGCTGAAGTACCTGACGGTTCCCGATCTCTACGAGCTGCAGCAGGCCTGGGACGTGATCAACCGGCTCGACTGCTGCCAGTTGGTAATTGAGCACATCAGTTACCGGAAAGAGACACGCTACCTTGGCTACGTTAACCGGACGGATTATCCGGAACGGAACGATGCCGAGTACGATTGTTTCATCTGTTCCGTCTGGAACCCGGATACGGACGAGCTCACCTTTAAGAGATACCCTTACGAGCAACTCGTTCCGGGTGACCGGACTAAGGAGACGATTTAG